The following proteins are co-located in the Desulfatitalea tepidiphila genome:
- a CDS encoding FeoB-associated Cys-rich membrane protein — MQTAIVILIVALAGYYLVRRFYKNVQKSNTEGCSGDCACCGMSQKNTCQIEDHTKTPK; from the coding sequence ATGCAGACCGCGATCGTCATCCTCATCGTCGCACTGGCTGGGTATTACCTGGTGCGGCGCTTTTACAAGAACGTCCAGAAAAGCAACACCGAGGGGTGTTCCGGGGATTGCGCCTGTTGCGGCATGTCGCAAAAAAACACATGCCAGATCGAAGATCACACCAAAACGCCCAAATGA
- a CDS encoding GAF domain-containing protein: MKNERATAHDFRSVLSLDPLLDFWRNQVVPMCPHTASMFEAAVGRLEADGAIGGQELDPAKMRQHLAHLVPLMTAVFPSSTWESDLATAVTPLDNRPFFYTPLFERYFLPDDGRMRGTLKQPQVDTAVFQRLRAFWLILDKVYGIVQGRSIPVVRTIVDPETGLDRHYRMLPDWQFLRVATQGRPEPLSDKDRAAILENIDDPEVLARLVPAQRFEFQGFIVIRAVDITQSEVLADLERGLIDQETIFCSDGFGRLQQRLRILFGRPDLRAGLGALHGDQVWVVNDQEHSPANCIFKNSNHVRVADLQGSMWLRAVNQRDMLIVPDLADGQRLSPAEQELLDLGFRSALIVPLIYQGSIIGTFFILSPRPNDFDAMDKLLIKPTVPLFSMALKRGVDDIHNEVQAIIKEKCTALHPSVEWRFRQAAFSHLERRHMGEASELEPIVFKDVIPLYGQTDIRGSSEARSRSIQADLTEQLRLAREVFERAGQIKSWPLIRQFDYRIAQRIDQLRQGLPTGAESEMIAFLKQEAEPTFEELLRIGPRVAQAVENYRRALDPRHGFVYRERQAYETSVSLLNARLSAYLEQAEAAAQKEYPHYFEKHQTDGLDYVIYLGQAMREDGHFTAFHLQNLILWQLILACGMAWHTEQTKPELSVPLDTCHLVFYSTTPLSIRFRYDEKRFDVDGAYDVRHEIVKSRLDKAVVKGSGERLTQPGRIAIVYAHAHEAEEMRQHLHYLQSNEHLLEDIEPLELEDLPSVKGLKALRVGVNLEAPALARQVTLVAAG; the protein is encoded by the coding sequence ATGAAAAACGAGCGAGCGACGGCCCATGATTTCCGATCGGTGTTGAGCCTGGACCCCTTGCTCGACTTCTGGCGAAACCAAGTGGTGCCCATGTGCCCGCATACCGCGTCGATGTTCGAGGCGGCCGTCGGCCGCCTGGAAGCGGACGGCGCGATCGGCGGGCAGGAACTGGATCCGGCCAAGATGCGGCAGCACCTGGCGCATCTGGTGCCTCTGATGACCGCCGTTTTTCCCTCCTCGACCTGGGAAAGCGACCTGGCCACCGCCGTGACACCGCTGGACAATCGGCCGTTTTTCTACACGCCCCTGTTCGAGCGCTATTTTTTGCCCGACGATGGGCGCATGCGCGGCACCCTCAAACAGCCCCAGGTGGACACCGCCGTTTTCCAGCGCTTGCGCGCCTTCTGGCTCATCCTGGACAAGGTGTACGGCATCGTCCAGGGCCGCAGCATTCCCGTGGTTCGCACCATCGTGGACCCGGAGACCGGCCTGGATCGCCATTACCGCATGCTGCCAGACTGGCAGTTCCTGCGGGTGGCCACCCAGGGCCGGCCCGAACCCCTGAGCGACAAGGACCGTGCGGCGATTCTGGAGAACATCGATGATCCCGAGGTGCTGGCCCGCCTGGTCCCGGCCCAGCGGTTCGAGTTTCAAGGGTTTATCGTCATCCGGGCCGTGGACATCACTCAGTCGGAAGTGCTGGCCGACCTGGAAAGAGGACTGATCGACCAGGAGACCATCTTCTGCTCGGACGGCTTCGGTCGGCTCCAGCAGCGGCTGCGTATCCTGTTCGGCCGACCGGACCTGCGGGCCGGCCTGGGCGCCCTGCACGGCGATCAGGTGTGGGTCGTCAACGACCAAGAGCACTCCCCCGCCAACTGCATCTTCAAAAACTCCAATCATGTCCGCGTGGCCGATCTTCAGGGCTCCATGTGGCTGCGGGCGGTCAATCAGAGAGACATGCTCATCGTGCCCGATCTGGCCGACGGGCAACGGCTGTCCCCGGCCGAACAGGAGCTGCTCGATCTCGGCTTCCGTTCTGCCCTGATCGTGCCGCTGATCTACCAGGGGAGCATCATCGGCACCTTTTTCATTCTTTCGCCCCGGCCCAACGACTTCGATGCCATGGACAAGCTGCTGATCAAACCCACGGTCCCCCTCTTTTCCATGGCCCTGAAACGCGGCGTGGACGATATCCACAACGAGGTGCAGGCCATCATCAAGGAGAAGTGCACCGCCCTGCACCCATCGGTGGAGTGGCGCTTCCGCCAAGCCGCCTTCAGCCACCTGGAGCGTCGCCACATGGGGGAAGCCTCCGAGCTCGAACCCATCGTCTTCAAGGATGTGATCCCTCTCTATGGCCAGACCGACATTCGTGGCTCTTCCGAGGCGCGCAGCCGCAGCATCCAGGCCGATCTGACCGAGCAGCTGCGCCTGGCCCGCGAGGTGTTTGAACGAGCCGGCCAGATCAAGTCGTGGCCGTTGATCCGGCAATTCGACTATCGCATCGCGCAACGCATCGACCAGTTGCGCCAGGGCCTGCCCACCGGCGCCGAAAGTGAAATGATCGCCTTTCTCAAGCAGGAGGCGGAACCGACCTTCGAAGAATTGCTGCGCATCGGGCCGCGGGTGGCCCAGGCCGTGGAGAATTACCGACGCGCCCTCGATCCCCGGCACGGTTTTGTCTACCGTGAGCGCCAGGCTTACGAAACCAGCGTGTCTCTGCTCAACGCCCGTCTGTCCGCCTACCTGGAGCAGGCCGAAGCTGCGGCGCAGAAAGAGTATCCCCACTACTTCGAAAAGCATCAGACCGACGGGCTGGATTATGTGATCTATCTGGGGCAGGCCATGCGTGAAGACGGTCACTTCACCGCCTTTCACCTCCAGAACCTGATCCTGTGGCAGTTGATTCTGGCCTGCGGTATGGCCTGGCACACCGAGCAGACCAAGCCCGAACTGTCGGTGCCTCTGGATACCTGTCACCTGGTTTTTTACAGCACCACGCCGCTGTCCATCCGGTTCCGCTATGATGAAAAACGTTTCGATGTGGACGGCGCCTACGACGTCCGCCACGAAATCGTCAAGTCCAGGTTGGACAAGGCGGTGGTCAAAGGCTCGGGCGAGCGTCTCACTCAGCCCGGGCGTATCGCCATCGTCTATGCCCACGCGCACGAAGCCGAAGAGATGCGACAACATCTGCACTATCTGCAATCCAACGAACATCTGCTCGAAGACATCGAGCCGCTCGAACTGGAAGACCTGCCCAGCGTCAAGGGATTGAAGGCCTTGAGAGTCGGCGTCAATCTCGAGGCGCCGGCCCTGGCCCGGCAGGTAACCCTGGTCGCAGCTGGCTGA
- a CDS encoding DUF3786 domain-containing protein, whose translation MAEFDNVMAVFKLLPKTNCRKCNEATCLAFAAGVFQGKRPLSDCPFVSPEDLESFGDQAPGRKDPREELAKTLAGLKQRLAGVDLAETAKKIGADFSNGRLTLRTLGKNFSVDARGNFYGEIHIHHWIAVPVLNYIIQAGGVTPSGNWVPMRELPKGKDYYRLFGQRCEKPLKRLADTYTDLFEDLVQLFNGRRVENHYESDISLVLDPLPLLPVLICYWKPEEGISSTLNIFFDDTAEQNLSIGSIYTLTAGLVVMFEKIALRHGVN comes from the coding sequence ATGGCTGAATTCGACAATGTCATGGCGGTGTTCAAACTGTTGCCCAAAACCAATTGCCGCAAATGCAACGAGGCCACCTGCCTCGCTTTCGCCGCCGGGGTGTTCCAGGGAAAACGCCCGTTGTCCGACTGTCCTTTTGTGTCGCCCGAAGATCTCGAAAGCTTCGGGGACCAGGCGCCGGGCCGTAAAGACCCTCGTGAAGAACTGGCAAAGACCCTGGCCGGACTGAAGCAACGGCTTGCGGGCGTCGATCTGGCCGAGACGGCGAAAAAAATCGGCGCCGATTTTTCCAACGGACGTCTCACATTGCGCACGCTGGGCAAAAATTTCAGCGTCGACGCCAGGGGCAATTTTTATGGGGAGATTCACATCCACCATTGGATCGCGGTGCCGGTTCTCAACTACATCATCCAAGCCGGCGGCGTGACCCCGTCGGGCAACTGGGTGCCCATGCGCGAGCTGCCCAAAGGCAAGGATTACTACCGTCTGTTCGGCCAACGCTGTGAAAAGCCGCTCAAGCGTCTGGCCGATACCTATACCGATCTTTTCGAAGACCTGGTTCAGCTGTTCAACGGCCGCCGGGTGGAGAACCATTACGAGTCGGATATCTCCCTGGTGCTCGACCCCCTGCCCTTGCTGCCGGTCCTGATCTGCTACTGGAAGCCGGAGGAAGGCATCTCCTCGACGCTCAACATCTTCTTCGACGACACGGCCGAACAAAATCTGAGTATCGGATCGATCTATACGCTGACGGCCGGTCTGGTGGTGATGTTTGAGAAGATCGCACTGCGCCACGGTGTGAATTAG